Genomic segment of Steroidobacter denitrificans:
AGGCAGCAGTGCGCCCAATACCAGCAAGGTGGGGCGCATCAACCTCCAGCAGTTGCAGGAGATCGCCAAGCTCAAGCAGCCCGATCTGACGGCTGCGGGCCTGGATGCGGCGGTGCGTACCATCGCCGGCAGCGCGCGCAGCATGGGTGTCGACGTGGAGGGCGTGTGACATGGCGTTCACAGCAAAGCGTATGAAGGCCTGGAGCGAGAAAATCCAGCCAGGCAGGCAATATCCGATCGACGAAGCGATCGGCATCGTCAAGGAATTCGCCAAGGCGAAGTTCCGCGAATCCGTGGACGTGTCCGTCAATCTCGGCATCGATGCCACCAAGTCCGATCAGCAGGTGCGCGGTTCCACCGTCATGCCCAACGGTATCGGCAAGGCTGTTCGTGTGGCGGTTTTCACCTCCGGCAAGAATCAGGATGCGGCGCGCGAAGCCGGTGCCGACATCGTCGGACTGGAGGATCTGGCCGAGACGGTGAAGGCCGGTGAAATGAATTTCGATGTCGTGATCGCGAGCCCGGATGCCATGCGTGTCGTCGGCCAACTCGGCCAGATACTGGGTCCCCGCGGGCTGATGCCCAATCCCAAG
This window contains:
- the rplA gene encoding 50S ribosomal protein L1, which gives rise to MAFTAKRMKAWSEKIQPGRQYPIDEAIGIVKEFAKAKFRESVDVSVNLGIDATKSDQQVRGSTVMPNGIGKAVRVAVFTSGKNQDAAREAGADIVGLEDLAETVKAGEMNFDVVIASPDAMRVVGQLGQILGPRGLMPNPKVGTVTPNVADAVKNAKAGQVRYRSDKGGVIHCTIGKADFEANLLKENLRALLQDLQKAKPASAKGVYLRRISLSSTMGPGVPVEQASLSL